The Cardiobacteriaceae bacterium TAE3-ERU3 genome includes a region encoding these proteins:
- a CDS encoding alkylphosphonate utilization protein, producing MSELACPKCSCDYCYNDGINNVCPECAFEWNENTVLDDTPKVLDANGVELADGDTVTLIKALKLKGSTQTLKQGTKVKNIRLVPEGDHNIDCKIDGSAMMLKSEFVKKS from the coding sequence ATGAGCGAATTGGCTTGCCCGAAATGCAGTTGCGACTATTGTTATAACGATGGCATCAACAACGTGTGCCCTGAGTGCGCGTTTGAATGGAATGAAAACACCGTACTGGACGACACGCCAAAAGTACTTGATGCCAATGGCGTTGAACTGGCTGATGGCGACACGGTCACGCTGATCAAAGCTCTGAAACTCAAGGGCAGCACGCAAACCTTGAAGCAGGGCACCAAAGTAAAAAATATCCGCTTGGTACCTGAAGGTGACCACAACATCGACTGCAAAATTGACGGCAGTGCGATGATGCTCAAATCGGAGTTCGTCAAGAAATCCTGA